One genomic region from Candidatus Thermoplasmatota archaeon encodes:
- a CDS encoding NAD(P)H-binding protein has product MSDLARALRAEAPGKPARPVVLLTGATGYVGGQLLPALEAVADVRCLARRPDAMRGRAGAGTEVVAGDLLDPATLPRALDGVDVAYYLVHSMGERGSFVEKDREAARNFAAAARDAGVRRIVYLGGLGPDDASLSPHLASRHETGGILRSSGVPVVEFRASIVLGAGSKSFEMMRALVERLPILVTPRWVATPAQPIAVHDVVRYLAGALALELDESVVFEIGGRDRTSYGGLMRAYARRRGLARLMVPVPVLTPGLSSLWLGLVTPFYARAGRALIESVRHATIARDDAPRRLFDVDPMGLDASLDRALADEDADFETRRWSARLGPDAAFEGRENSRLVESRAARVAAPPERALAAARARFEGEPLARFALASAAAGLVRLAATRRLPGRLRLQLEATPADAGSALRATLEFDAKGLLGIAFWHLLAPARRRAFVAALDDAARGASA; this is encoded by the coding sequence ATGTCGGACCTCGCTCGCGCCCTCCGGGCGGAAGCGCCCGGAAAGCCCGCACGTCCCGTGGTGCTCCTCACCGGCGCGACCGGATACGTGGGCGGTCAGCTGCTCCCCGCGCTCGAGGCCGTCGCGGACGTGCGATGCCTCGCGCGGCGGCCCGACGCGATGCGCGGTCGCGCGGGGGCCGGAACCGAGGTCGTCGCGGGAGACCTCCTCGACCCCGCGACCCTCCCGCGCGCGCTCGACGGCGTCGACGTCGCGTACTATCTCGTGCATTCGATGGGCGAGCGGGGCTCGTTTGTCGAGAAGGACCGAGAAGCCGCGCGGAACTTCGCCGCGGCCGCGCGCGACGCGGGCGTCCGGCGCATCGTGTATCTCGGCGGCCTCGGCCCCGACGACGCGAGCCTCTCGCCGCACCTCGCGAGCCGCCACGAGACGGGCGGCATCCTTCGTTCCTCCGGCGTGCCCGTCGTCGAGTTCCGCGCCTCGATCGTCCTCGGCGCGGGAAGCAAGAGCTTCGAGATGATGCGCGCGCTCGTCGAGCGTCTGCCGATCCTGGTCACGCCGCGCTGGGTCGCGACGCCCGCCCAGCCGATCGCGGTCCACGACGTGGTGCGCTACCTCGCGGGCGCGCTCGCGCTCGAACTCGACGAGAGCGTCGTGTTCGAGATCGGCGGCCGCGACCGGACGTCGTACGGCGGCCTCATGCGCGCCTACGCCCGGCGCCGCGGTCTCGCGCGCCTCATGGTGCCGGTCCCCGTCCTCACGCCGGGTCTTTCGAGCCTCTGGCTGGGCCTCGTGACGCCCTTCTACGCGCGCGCCGGCCGCGCGCTCATCGAGAGCGTGCGCCATGCGACGATCGCCCGCGACGACGCGCCGCGCCGGCTTTTCGACGTCGATCCCATGGGCCTCGACGCGTCGCTCGACCGCGCCCTCGCGGACGAGGACGCGGACTTCGAGACGCGGCGGTGGAGCGCGCGCCTTGGTCCCGACGCGGCCTTCGAAGGCCGGGAGAATTCCCGCCTCGTCGAGAGCCGCGCCGCGCGCGTCGCCGCGCCCCCCGAACGCGCGCTCGCGGCCGCCCGCGCGCGCTTCGAGGGCGAGCCCCTCGCGCGCTTCGCGCTCGCGTCCGCGGCGGCCGGCCTCGTGCGCCTCGCCGCGACGCGTCGACTCCCGGGCCGATTGCGGCTCCAGCTCGAGGCGACTCCCGCGGACGCGGGCTCGGCCCTGCGCGCGACGCTCGAGTTCGACGCGAAGGGGCTCCTCGGCATCGCGTTCTGGCACCTTCTCGCGCCCGCGAGGCGACGCGCCTTCGTCGCGGCGCTCGACGACGCCGCGCGGGGGGCCTCCGCATGA